The Eleutherodactylus coqui strain aEleCoq1 chromosome 6, aEleCoq1.hap1, whole genome shotgun sequence genome window below encodes:
- the LOC136633042 gene encoding speedy protein 1-B-like: MAAFFRVLEEKYFWMFLACDGCMKISDKYLLVMVLVYFRRAGLSTEEYRKNFFPALFLANQMEEELPFRWQIYPWALGDTWMENTDLLFQQRDQLLCRMGFRAWVDRTTCDLVMAEAPSHWAWTRERQMDHSLAIPLFRMDEEDFIIRP, encoded by the exons ATGGCAGCGTTCTTCCGTGTCCTTG aggAAAAATACTTCTGGATGTTCCTCGCCTGTGATGGCTGCATGAAGATATCAGACAAG TACCTCCTGGTGATGGTCCTCGTGTACTTCAGAAGAGCCGGACTAAGTACCGAGGAATATCGAAAGAACTTCTTCCCAGCTCT GTTCTTAGCCAACCAGATGGAAGAAGAACTCCCCTTTCGGTGGCAGATATACCCCTGGGCCTTAGGAGACACCTGGATGGAGAACACAGACCTTCTCTTCCAGCAACGGGACCAGCTGCTCTGCCGAATGGGATTTAGAGCTTGGGTGGACCGAACCACATGTGATCTG gtcatggcagaagcccCTTCCCATTGGGCATGGACAAGAGAGCGGCAGATGGATCACAGCTTGGCTATCCCCCTATTCAGGATGGACGAGGAAGACTTCatcatcaggccttag